The Ornithinimicrobium faecis genome includes a window with the following:
- a CDS encoding GMC oxidoreductase, protein MLLRARDVHRTLPGLSRRLGEGFSGNGDFLTMAELRTGRRTAAPPADLRTGPTITTTSVMDFPEGRGSVWFQVQDGAIPPALRDLLDTLIPGQRVHSWWNGVRGRDPRNTFAVLAMGRDSANGILGLDEDGDALLTWRTRWQARLHRSQLRVSTVLCRQLGTRVRNPPNWSLLRRTITVHALDGVPEGPDHETGVVDAAGEVHGYPGLLVMDGSRLPAAAGVNPSATILAVAEQSVEAVIRRSGQPDWRAPEWEAVVAAAVPEDAPFAAMAARRAATAGDGVLFRERMRTPDDSVVLTLGAQVRSIDLFLADPAHPITIVGEIDVRGVVSNAPTEGTLSLFPDGRAVAMAYALRFRDDADQPWELSGTKTIRSRVPTVLLHDLTTLDTQIHPVDGGHPESRHVLSIELPDLARLGASLRGQGFTRARRVHALARFAGFFARSAMSTPATPPPTKRRQRVDATRG, encoded by the coding sequence ATGCTGCTGCGGGCTCGTGACGTCCACCGCACCCTGCCGGGCCTCTCCCGCCGTCTCGGTGAGGGGTTCTCCGGCAACGGCGACTTCCTGACGATGGCCGAGCTGCGCACTGGGCGCAGGACCGCGGCGCCACCGGCGGACCTGCGCACCGGCCCGACCATCACCACCACGTCGGTCATGGACTTCCCCGAGGGCAGAGGGTCCGTCTGGTTCCAGGTCCAGGATGGCGCCATCCCGCCGGCGCTGCGTGACCTGCTGGACACTCTCATCCCCGGGCAGCGCGTGCACAGCTGGTGGAACGGCGTCCGCGGCCGGGACCCGCGCAACACGTTTGCTGTGCTCGCCATGGGGCGTGACTCGGCCAACGGCATCCTCGGGCTGGACGAGGACGGCGACGCGCTGCTCACCTGGCGGACCCGCTGGCAGGCTCGCCTGCACCGCTCACAGCTGAGGGTCAGCACGGTGCTGTGCAGGCAGCTCGGCACCCGGGTGCGCAATCCGCCCAACTGGTCGCTGCTGCGCCGCACGATCACCGTGCACGCGCTCGACGGCGTGCCGGAGGGGCCTGACCACGAGACCGGGGTCGTCGATGCAGCCGGAGAGGTCCACGGCTATCCGGGGCTGCTGGTGATGGATGGCTCACGCCTGCCGGCCGCGGCCGGGGTCAATCCCTCGGCCACCATCCTGGCTGTCGCGGAGCAGTCCGTGGAGGCGGTGATCCGGCGCTCCGGTCAGCCGGACTGGCGGGCTCCGGAGTGGGAGGCAGTGGTGGCGGCAGCTGTGCCGGAGGACGCACCGTTCGCCGCGATGGCTGCGCGCCGGGCCGCGACCGCCGGGGACGGTGTGCTGTTCCGCGAGCGCATGCGCACCCCGGACGACTCGGTGGTGCTGACGCTCGGCGCGCAGGTGCGGAGCATCGATCTCTTCCTGGCCGACCCGGCACACCCCATCACGATCGTCGGTGAGATCGACGTGCGAGGTGTGGTCAGCAACGCCCCGACGGAGGGGACCCTGTCCCTGTTCCCCGACGGTCGTGCTGTCGCGATGGCCTATGCCCTGCGCTTCCGCGATGACGCAGACCAGCCGTGGGAGTTGTCGGGGACCAAGACCATCCGCTCCCGCGTCCCCACGGTGTTGCTGCACGACCTCACCACGCTCGACACACAGATCCACCCGGTCGATGGTGGACATCCCGAGAGCCGCCACGTGCTCTCAATTGAGCTGCCGGACCTGGCCCGGTTGGGGGCGTCACTGCGTGGGCAGGGTTTCACGCGTGCGCGCCGGGTGCATGCGCTGGCCCGCTTCGCCGGGTTCTTCGCACGCTCCGCCATGAGCACACCCGCAACTCCCCCACCCACGAAGCGCCGTCAGAGGGTCGACGCGACAAGGGGCTGA
- a CDS encoding lipoate--protein ligase family protein: MELIRGRVAEADPALEMSTSHALLRRTSRGGPQHDALRIFRPTPMVAFGRSDANRPGFPSAAAACHDAGFTPVIRSAGGRAVACSSATLILDHVQHDPGAQAGMTARFEDFGALLAGVLRDLGIESQVGEVPGEFCPGAHSVSARGEVKLVGTAQRIVRDAWLFSSVVIFDDALLLAPLLTTVYDALGIRFDPASVGSVASEAPSVSIDLLEAALTAAYDERFGLVEADWESAVLDEAKATVADHLAEPQATER; the protein is encoded by the coding sequence GTGGAGCTGATCCGGGGACGAGTGGCCGAGGCCGATCCGGCCCTGGAGATGTCGACCTCGCATGCGCTGCTCCGACGCACCAGCCGTGGCGGTCCTCAACACGACGCGCTGCGGATCTTCCGCCCCACACCGATGGTCGCCTTCGGGCGCAGCGATGCCAACCGCCCAGGGTTTCCCTCGGCGGCCGCTGCCTGCCATGACGCGGGATTCACCCCCGTGATCCGCTCAGCGGGCGGTCGTGCCGTGGCGTGCAGTTCGGCCACGCTCATCCTGGACCACGTGCAGCACGACCCCGGAGCCCAGGCCGGCATGACAGCGCGCTTCGAGGACTTCGGCGCCCTGCTCGCGGGCGTGCTGCGCGACCTCGGCATCGAGTCCCAGGTGGGCGAGGTGCCGGGGGAGTTCTGTCCCGGTGCACACTCGGTCAGCGCCCGTGGCGAGGTGAAACTGGTCGGCACCGCCCAGCGCATCGTGCGCGATGCGTGGCTGTTCAGCTCGGTGGTGATCTTTGACGACGCACTCCTGCTCGCACCGCTGCTGACCACCGTCTATGACGCGCTCGGCATCAGGTTCGACCCAGCATCGGTCGGCTCGGTGGCCAGCGAGGCGCCGAGCGTCTCGATCGACCTACTGGAAGCGGCACTGACCGCCGCCTATGACGAGCGGTTCGGCCTCGTCGAGGCAGACTGGGAGTCTGCGGTCCTGGACGAGGCCAAGGCCACCGTCGCCGACCACCTTGCAGAGCCGCAGGCCACTGAGCGTTAG
- a CDS encoding TetR/AcrR family transcriptional regulator, which translates to MTNEAPAPDRRTVLADASIDIVAEHGLRGLTHRAVDGAAGVPVGSASNLFRSRAALIEALAERIEARELTVAASALTPTEDLGELLARVARFAVDLVVHHEDLVRVRFTLFVAWPERFVPGHRRFRAAAQQGLAAAGVVDSERAAERVVDHLDGVMLHAVTVRGGQAPGVDELTDALRRLVG; encoded by the coding sequence ATGACCAACGAGGCTCCCGCACCAGACCGTCGGACTGTGCTGGCCGACGCCAGCATCGACATCGTCGCCGAGCACGGGCTGCGCGGGCTCACGCACCGAGCCGTGGACGGCGCCGCCGGAGTGCCGGTGGGCTCGGCCTCGAACCTCTTCAGGTCCCGAGCCGCCCTCATCGAGGCGCTCGCCGAGCGGATCGAGGCACGCGAGCTGACCGTGGCCGCGAGTGCCCTCACTCCGACCGAGGACCTGGGGGAGCTGTTGGCGAGGGTGGCTCGTTTCGCGGTCGACCTCGTCGTCCACCACGAGGATCTGGTCCGGGTGCGGTTCACCCTGTTCGTCGCCTGGCCGGAGCGCTTCGTCCCCGGGCACCGCCGGTTCCGAGCTGCTGCCCAGCAGGGCCTCGCGGCAGCCGGAGTGGTCGACAGCGAGCGGGCGGCGGAGCGGGTCGTCGACCACCTTGACGGCGTCATGCTGCATGCCGTCACGGTGCGCGGCGGCCAGGCCCCGGGGGTCGATGAACTCACCGACGCCCTGCGACGACTGGTCGGCTAG
- a CDS encoding S9 family peptidase — MSQLPTPPAATKIEHLREHHGESVNDPYEWLRDKNDPKVIAHLEAENAYTQARTSHLDGLTDAVFTEIKSRTQQTDLSVPVRHGDWWYYSRTVEGQQYAIHSRIALTDSPERPQLEPGGAPAHEQILLDGNAEAAGESFLAFGAFEVSHDGMQVAYSIDTSGDERFTVRIKDLATGTVTEPGIEGVGYGLAWSADGSHLFYTRVDDAWRPHQVWRHEIGGSGEDTLIFQEDDERYWMGLDTSRDETHIMIGLGTKNTSEYRILPATDPLGEFRVVSPREEGVEYAVEVAGDDLWIVHNKSHKDSELARAPLNSTSSADWTSVIPGQDGQRIVGVDAFATHLAVSLRRDALSQVRILPLDAASETGVGEGYQVPVDEVVYSIDTGNNPAHDTASLQVVIESLVTPRSVYDVDLATGELTLLKRQPVLGGYDPNDYVQHRLWATAADGTQVPISLVARKDVSPDGTAPGLLYGYGSYEISVDPYFSVARLSYLDRGVVYAIAHIRGGGEMGRGWYENGRMEHKKNTFTDFVTCADELVSSGWVAPDRLAAEGGSAGGLLMGAVLNLAPEKFRAVHAAVPFVDALTTILDPSLPLTVGEWEEWGNPLESGDVYEYMRTYTPYENIRAVDYPAILATTGLNDTRVFFVEPAKWVARLRETVTSDPQTRPVLLKTEMVAGHGGKTGRYDAWRETAFEVAFLLDQLGAN; from the coding sequence GTGAGTCAACTTCCCACCCCTCCGGCAGCGACCAAGATCGAGCACCTGCGGGAGCACCACGGCGAGAGCGTCAACGACCCCTACGAGTGGCTGCGCGACAAGAACGACCCCAAGGTCATCGCGCACCTGGAGGCGGAGAACGCCTACACGCAGGCGCGGACCAGCCACCTGGACGGCCTGACCGACGCGGTCTTCACCGAGATCAAGTCCCGCACCCAGCAGACCGACCTGTCGGTGCCGGTGCGGCACGGTGACTGGTGGTACTACTCCCGCACGGTCGAGGGCCAGCAGTATGCGATCCACTCGCGGATCGCGCTCACCGACAGCCCGGAGCGCCCCCAACTCGAGCCGGGCGGAGCGCCGGCCCACGAGCAGATCCTGCTGGACGGCAACGCCGAGGCAGCGGGCGAGTCCTTCCTGGCCTTCGGGGCCTTCGAGGTCAGCCACGACGGGATGCAGGTGGCCTATTCGATCGACACCAGCGGTGACGAGCGGTTCACGGTCCGGATCAAGGACCTGGCGACCGGCACTGTCACCGAGCCGGGGATCGAGGGCGTCGGCTACGGCCTGGCTTGGTCCGCCGACGGCAGCCACCTGTTCTACACCCGGGTCGATGACGCCTGGCGACCGCACCAGGTCTGGCGCCACGAGATCGGCGGGAGCGGTGAGGACACGCTGATCTTCCAGGAGGACGACGAGCGCTATTGGATGGGCCTGGACACCTCCCGCGACGAGACGCACATCATGATCGGCCTGGGCACCAAGAACACCTCCGAATACCGGATCCTGCCGGCCACCGACCCCCTGGGTGAGTTCCGCGTGGTCTCCCCGCGTGAGGAGGGCGTGGAGTATGCCGTGGAGGTCGCCGGTGACGACCTGTGGATCGTGCACAACAAGTCTCACAAGGACTCCGAGCTCGCCCGCGCCCCGCTCAACTCGACCTCGTCCGCGGACTGGACGAGCGTCATACCGGGGCAGGACGGTCAGCGGATCGTCGGGGTCGACGCCTTCGCCACCCACCTGGCCGTCTCGCTGCGCCGCGACGCCCTGAGTCAGGTGCGCATCCTGCCGCTCGACGCCGCCAGCGAGACCGGCGTGGGCGAGGGTTATCAGGTGCCGGTCGACGAGGTCGTCTACAGCATCGACACCGGCAACAACCCGGCCCATGACACCGCGAGTCTGCAGGTGGTCATCGAGTCGCTGGTCACCCCGCGCTCGGTCTATGACGTCGACCTGGCCACCGGTGAGCTGACCCTGCTCAAGCGCCAGCCGGTCCTGGGCGGCTATGACCCGAATGACTATGTGCAGCACCGTCTCTGGGCGACCGCGGCGGACGGCACCCAGGTGCCGATCTCGCTGGTCGCGCGCAAGGACGTGAGCCCGGACGGCACCGCGCCCGGGCTGCTCTATGGCTACGGCTCCTACGAGATCTCGGTCGACCCCTACTTCTCGGTGGCCCGGCTGTCCTACCTCGACCGCGGCGTCGTCTATGCGATCGCGCACATCCGCGGCGGCGGCGAGATGGGGCGCGGCTGGTATGAGAACGGCCGGATGGAGCACAAGAAGAACACCTTCACCGACTTTGTGACCTGTGCCGACGAGCTGGTCTCCTCAGGCTGGGTGGCTCCCGATCGTCTTGCGGCAGAGGGCGGCTCGGCTGGCGGGCTGCTGATGGGCGCGGTGCTCAACCTGGCGCCGGAGAAGTTCCGCGCGGTGCATGCCGCGGTGCCCTTCGTCGATGCCCTCACCACGATCCTGGACCCCTCGCTGCCGCTGACCGTGGGGGAGTGGGAGGAGTGGGGCAACCCGCTGGAGTCCGGCGACGTCTACGAATACATGCGGACCTACACGCCGTATGAAAACATCCGCGCCGTCGACTATCCGGCGATCCTGGCGACCACCGGCCTCAACGACACCCGGGTCTTCTTCGTCGAGCCGGCCAAGTGGGTCGCGCGTCTGCGCGAGACCGTCACCAGCGACCCGCAGACCCGGCCAGTGCTGCTCAAGACCGAGATGGTGGCCGGGCACGGCGGAAAGACGGGGCGGTATGACGCGTGGCGGGAGACGGCCTTCGAGGTCGCCTTCCTGCTGGATCAGTTGGGCGCCAACTGA
- a CDS encoding endonuclease/exonuclease/phosphatase family protein has translation MSDVRPPSPMPGHVADDLAGLQAALDEQVVAKSEGNLLIGTWNIRVLSSYTDKWTSEAGDSPKRDWHALAALAEVIRRFDVTAIQEVRRDTSALFAVLALLGEDYRVIASDVTEGDQGNDERLAYVYDSTRVQPSGLVGEIVLPPQADGEVKQFARTPYAAGFVRGGVEFILTTVHVLWGKRPEDRLPELTAFAEWMRSWADRPKDWNRNLMVLGDFNIDRHEDPLWQAFFATGLYPPAVLHDVPRTIFDDDHEHHFYDQISWFSPTLADGRTVSRLEGLEFTQTGGNVDFVPHVLTGSDLTRSQMSWRISDHYPLWLEFDVTG, from the coding sequence GTGAGCGACGTGCGGCCGCCATCGCCGATGCCGGGCCACGTCGCCGACGACCTGGCCGGGCTGCAGGCCGCACTCGATGAGCAGGTGGTCGCCAAGTCCGAGGGCAACCTGCTGATCGGGACGTGGAACATTCGGGTGCTCAGCAGCTATACCGACAAGTGGACCTCTGAGGCCGGCGACAGCCCGAAGCGCGACTGGCACGCCCTGGCCGCGCTCGCCGAGGTGATCAGGCGGTTTGATGTCACGGCGATCCAGGAGGTGCGGCGCGACACCTCGGCGCTGTTTGCCGTGCTGGCACTGCTGGGGGAGGACTATCGCGTCATCGCCTCGGACGTGACCGAGGGCGATCAGGGCAACGACGAGCGGTTGGCCTATGTCTATGACAGCACCCGCGTGCAGCCCTCCGGCCTGGTGGGGGAGATCGTGCTCCCGCCGCAGGCCGATGGTGAGGTCAAGCAGTTCGCGCGCACGCCCTATGCGGCTGGCTTCGTGCGCGGCGGCGTCGAGTTCATCCTGACGACCGTGCACGTGCTGTGGGGCAAACGCCCCGAGGACCGGCTGCCCGAGCTGACCGCGTTTGCCGAGTGGATGCGCAGCTGGGCCGACCGACCCAAGGACTGGAACCGCAACCTGATGGTGCTCGGCGACTTCAACATCGACCGGCACGAGGACCCGCTGTGGCAGGCGTTCTTCGCCACCGGGCTCTATCCGCCCGCCGTCCTGCACGACGTGCCGCGCACGATCTTCGACGACGACCACGAGCACCACTTCTATGACCAGATCAGCTGGTTCTCACCGACGCTGGCCGACGGCCGGACCGTCTCCCGGCTCGAGGGTCTGGAGTTCACCCAGACCGGCGGCAACGTCGACTTCGTCCCGCACGTGCTCACCGGCTCAGACCTGACGCGCTCGCAGATGTCCTGGCGGATCAGCGATCACTATCCGCTGTGGCTGGAGTTCGACGTCACGGGCTGA
- a CDS encoding HIT family protein, with translation MPERPCQFCAIIRGEQPAEIVLETPEVIAFLDRRPVFKGHVLVCPREHVVTLTDLPDELLEPVFAGARLMAAAVKAGLGSTGSFVALNNTVSQSVPHLHVHVVPRTKGDGLRGFFWPRTTYADGEMTSYADRLRSALDVTGGGGAR, from the coding sequence GTGCCGGAGCGCCCCTGCCAGTTCTGCGCAATCATCCGCGGTGAGCAGCCCGCGGAGATCGTGCTGGAGACCCCTGAGGTGATCGCGTTCCTGGACCGGCGCCCGGTGTTCAAGGGGCACGTCCTGGTCTGCCCGCGCGAGCACGTCGTCACGCTGACCGACCTGCCCGATGAGCTGCTCGAGCCGGTGTTTGCCGGCGCCCGGCTGATGGCCGCCGCGGTCAAGGCCGGCCTGGGCAGCACGGGGTCGTTCGTGGCCCTGAACAACACGGTCAGCCAGTCGGTGCCGCACCTGCACGTGCACGTCGTGCCGCGCACCAAGGGCGACGGGCTGCGGGGCTTCTTCTGGCCGCGCACGACCTACGCCGACGGCGAGATGACCTCGTATGCCGACCGGTTGCGGTCGGCCCTCGACGTCACCGGCGGCGGGGGTGCGCGGTGA
- a CDS encoding alpha/beta fold hydrolase → MSEPPIAPRLVLVHGTRMDASEWQAYPPLLPETEVVAVDLPGHGSRVSEEFTGDAAVATIRAAVDGASPGQRVVLAGHSLGGYLAMLYADRHPGTLDALVLIGSSAEPVGPLAGLYRRFADLLPLVGAERMARASNAVMRRLGAGEHPLPGAESYAALPAAWQVVFDECRASLLEHVKCPVFLVNGQFDQMRVHARRYAEAGADTQVVTVPRATHLLPITHADQVAEVLREALAAGDASAEAWGVDFWLDPTCPLTRHTARWLKQVAEQVPLEVTWRVMSLSVLNEHREDDPEGDPDGYLWIPARIATAVQTGHGSEALGAFYEALWTTPDGAERSGEDPTGDGEQSPDQSAYGTEHDWLADFRAALARCGLPSSLADAGTSTEHDEALRASHGEGVNLIDTELGTPILRLTAPDGTRRAFFGPVLDPVPDEAESLTVWEALTALVGAPSLRELKG, encoded by the coding sequence GTGAGTGAGCCTCCGATCGCGCCCCGCCTCGTGCTGGTCCACGGCACCCGCATGGACGCCTCCGAGTGGCAGGCCTATCCCCCGCTGCTGCCGGAGACCGAGGTGGTCGCGGTCGACCTGCCGGGACACGGCTCGCGGGTCTCGGAGGAGTTCACCGGCGACGCGGCGGTGGCGACGATCAGGGCCGCCGTGGACGGCGCCTCCCCCGGTCAGCGCGTCGTCCTGGCCGGCCACAGCCTGGGTGGTTACCTCGCCATGCTGTATGCCGACAGGCACCCGGGCACGCTCGACGCCCTGGTCCTCATCGGGTCCAGTGCGGAGCCGGTGGGTCCCCTGGCCGGGCTCTATCGCCGCTTCGCCGACCTGCTCCCGCTCGTGGGGGCCGAGCGGATGGCGCGCGCCTCCAATGCGGTGATGCGGCGCTTGGGCGCCGGTGAGCACCCCCTGCCCGGAGCTGAGAGCTATGCGGCCCTGCCCGCGGCGTGGCAGGTGGTCTTTGACGAGTGCCGGGCCAGCCTGTTGGAGCATGTGAAGTGTCCGGTCTTCCTGGTCAACGGTCAGTTCGACCAGATGCGGGTGCATGCGCGGCGTTATGCCGAGGCCGGGGCCGACACGCAGGTCGTCACCGTGCCGCGGGCCACCCACCTGCTGCCGATCACCCATGCTGACCAGGTTGCCGAGGTGCTGCGCGAGGCGCTGGCCGCGGGGGACGCGTCGGCTGAGGCTTGGGGCGTGGACTTCTGGCTCGACCCGACCTGTCCACTCACGCGACACACGGCGCGGTGGCTCAAGCAGGTCGCCGAGCAGGTGCCCCTCGAGGTCACCTGGAGGGTGATGAGCCTGTCCGTGCTCAACGAGCACCGCGAGGACGATCCGGAGGGAGACCCCGACGGTTATCTCTGGATCCCGGCCCGCATCGCCACCGCTGTCCAGACCGGGCACGGGAGCGAGGCACTCGGCGCGTTCTACGAGGCGTTGTGGACCACGCCCGACGGTGCCGAGCGCTCTGGGGAGGACCCCACAGGGGACGGGGAGCAGTCACCCGACCAGTCCGCATACGGCACTGAGCACGACTGGTTGGCGGACTTCCGCGCCGCACTGGCGCGGTGCGGGCTGCCAAGTAGCCTGGCCGACGCCGGCACGTCCACCGAGCACGACGAGGCACTGCGGGCCTCGCACGGAGAGGGTGTCAACCTCATCGACACCGAGCTCGGGACACCGATCCTGCGCCTGACCGCACCCGATGGCACACGACGGGCCTTCTTCGGGCCAGTGCTGGATCCCGTCCCCGACGAGGCAGAGTCACTCACCGTGTGGGAAGCCCTGACCGCCCTGGTCGGCGCGCCGTCCTTGCGCGAGCTGAAAGGCTGA
- a CDS encoding DUF808 domain-containing protein: protein MAGGLVALLDDIAAIARIAAASVDDVAAAAARAGSKSLGVVIDDAAVTPRYVTGAEPNRELPIIKKIAIGSIRNKLLFILPAIMLLSQFVPWTLTPILMLGGTYLCFEGAEKVYEIIAGHNKKKKDTPAAEQGPEQENKMVRGAITTDFILSAEIMVIALNEVTEEPFVSRLIILIVVALAITALVYGAVALIIKMDDIGLKLAENESEFSTKIGMGLVKAMPIVLSVLSTVGIVAMLWVGGHIILVGMNDLGFSPIYDWVHHLEGIVGGWIPAIEGALAWLTNTFFSAILGLIWGAIIVTVIHFLPIGRKDPVH from the coding sequence ATGGCCGGCGGCCTGGTCGCGCTGCTGGACGACATCGCAGCGATCGCGCGCATCGCGGCAGCCTCCGTCGACGACGTGGCCGCGGCCGCTGCACGGGCTGGCTCCAAATCCCTGGGCGTGGTGATCGACGATGCGGCGGTCACCCCGCGCTATGTCACCGGCGCCGAGCCCAATCGTGAACTGCCGATCATCAAGAAGATCGCGATCGGCTCGATCCGCAACAAGCTGCTCTTCATCCTCCCGGCGATCATGCTGCTCAGCCAGTTTGTGCCGTGGACCCTCACGCCGATCCTCATGCTCGGCGGCACGTATCTCTGTTTTGAGGGCGCAGAGAAGGTCTACGAGATCATCGCTGGGCACAACAAGAAGAAGAAGGACACGCCTGCCGCTGAGCAAGGGCCGGAGCAGGAGAACAAGATGGTGCGCGGCGCCATCACGACCGACTTCATCCTGTCTGCAGAGATCATGGTCATCGCCCTCAACGAGGTGACCGAGGAGCCGTTCGTCAGCCGGCTCATCATCCTGATCGTCGTGGCGCTCGCCATCACGGCGCTGGTCTATGGCGCGGTCGCCCTCATCATCAAGATGGACGACATCGGCCTGAAGCTGGCGGAGAACGAGAGCGAGTTCTCTACCAAGATCGGGATGGGCCTGGTCAAGGCGATGCCGATCGTGCTCAGCGTGCTCTCGACCGTCGGCATCGTCGCCATGCTCTGGGTCGGTGGTCACATCATCCTGGTCGGCATGAACGACCTCGGCTTCTCCCCGATCTATGACTGGGTGCACCACCTCGAGGGGATCGTCGGCGGCTGGATCCCGGCCATCGAGGGAGCCCTCGCCTGGCTGACCAACACCTTCTTCTCCGCGATCCTCGGCCTGATCTGGGGCGCCATCATCGTCACCGTGATCCACTTCCTGCCGATCGGCCGCAAGGACCCCGTCCACTGA
- a CDS encoding FAD-dependent oxidoreductase, translated as MHRVTIVGGGIAGLALAATLDPQRCEVTVVEARPDRPPAGTTLGMWPAAMGALETAGAADAVRHHGLPVDNLTVQDVDRRLIARTPAPEGVLVSRPDLLAALRSAVPGSVTQLTRTVTDPATLAHETRADLLVGADGVHSVVRRAVWPETGARRVGYLALRGISPEPVAGMTELWHESRICGLSATADGQTNWYVCGRLSEPWPTHEGLGRSAETFATWDDAQAHAVAVAAARRFGPEAGAVISATNPAGVLRQEIWVVPRLRSWRGDLSLRGLEVPSVLVGDAAHAMCPNLGRGACESLVDAAALGRELNAVPVGGSLDEALDSYQRRRRSAARRVQVASRVVLSLSTLRRGQGLRNAALRAVSRPSPTDDTSQPATPVSP; from the coding sequence ATGCATCGCGTCACCATCGTCGGGGGCGGCATCGCCGGTCTCGCTCTCGCCGCCACACTCGACCCGCAGCGCTGCGAGGTGACCGTCGTCGAGGCCCGGCCGGACCGTCCGCCCGCGGGCACCACGCTGGGCATGTGGCCAGCGGCGATGGGCGCGCTGGAGACCGCCGGAGCGGCGGACGCCGTTCGGCACCACGGCCTGCCGGTGGACAACCTGACGGTCCAGGACGTGGACCGCCGCCTCATCGCGCGGACCCCTGCCCCTGAGGGCGTGCTGGTCAGCCGCCCCGACCTGCTGGCAGCACTCCGGTCCGCTGTCCCGGGCTCGGTCACTCAGCTGACGCGCACGGTCACTGACCCGGCGACGCTCGCACACGAGACCCGGGCAGACCTGCTGGTCGGCGCAGATGGTGTGCACAGCGTTGTCCGGCGTGCCGTCTGGCCAGAGACCGGGGCGCGCAGGGTCGGCTATCTCGCCCTGCGCGGGATCTCGCCGGAGCCGGTCGCAGGCATGACCGAGCTGTGGCACGAGTCGCGGATCTGCGGGCTGTCCGCCACCGCCGACGGCCAGACAAATTGGTATGTCTGTGGCCGGCTCTCCGAGCCGTGGCCCACCCACGAGGGTCTTGGCAGGTCGGCAGAGACCTTCGCCACCTGGGACGACGCGCAGGCGCATGCGGTGGCGGTGGCCGCCGCGAGACGTTTCGGCCCGGAAGCCGGGGCGGTGATCAGCGCAACTAACCCGGCAGGAGTGCTGCGGCAGGAGATCTGGGTGGTCCCACGACTGCGCTCCTGGCGCGGTGACCTGAGCCTGCGTGGGCTGGAGGTCCCCTCGGTCCTGGTCGGGGACGCCGCTCACGCGATGTGCCCCAATCTCGGGCGGGGCGCGTGCGAGTCGTTGGTGGACGCGGCCGCCCTGGGGCGAGAGCTCAACGCCGTGCCGGTGGGAGGGAGCCTGGACGAGGCGCTGGACTCCTATCAGCGACGTCGGCGGTCTGCCGCCCGCCGGGTCCAGGTCGCCTCCCGTGTCGTGCTGAGCCTGTCCACCTTGAGGCGCGGCCAGGGGCTGCGCAACGCAGCGCTCCGCGCGGTCAGTCGACCCAGCCCCACCGACGACACCAGTCAGCCGGCGACCCCAGTCAGCCCGTGA